The following are from one region of the Actinoplanes sp. L3-i22 genome:
- the galT gene encoding galactose-1-phosphate uridylyltransferase, producing MTFFRSTVNLADGRELIYFDEKPDSGRSAYADARELPPPPPASQLRYDPLVDEWVAVAAHRQTRTFLPPSDACPLCPTSSRFASEIPAPDYDVVVFENQFPSFSYREVPGGEITELTGMVPVKPGFGRCEVVCFTSDHNSSFGALTPARVRTVVDALADRTTEMSQLPGVAQVFPFENRGVEIGVTLHHPHGQIYAYPTVPPRTEAMLRAATKHAAKTGGRNLYADVLAAEQEAKVRVIGANEHWTAYVPAAARWPFEVQIAPHRQVLDLPGLTGDERDAFGPLYLEVLHRFDGLFGKPMPYISAWHQAVVGEGRELGYLHLQVFSIRRAADKLKYLAGSESAMGAFVSDVVPEKAAQLLRDAL from the coding sequence GTGACGTTCTTCCGCTCGACCGTCAACCTTGCCGACGGGCGCGAGCTCATCTACTTCGACGAGAAGCCGGACTCCGGCCGCTCGGCGTACGCGGACGCCCGCGAGCTCCCACCGCCCCCGCCGGCCTCGCAGCTGCGCTACGACCCGCTCGTGGACGAGTGGGTCGCGGTCGCCGCGCACCGGCAGACCCGCACGTTCCTGCCGCCGTCGGACGCGTGCCCGCTGTGCCCGACCAGCTCGCGGTTCGCCAGCGAGATCCCCGCGCCGGACTACGACGTGGTGGTCTTCGAGAACCAGTTCCCGTCGTTCAGCTACCGCGAGGTGCCGGGCGGCGAGATCACCGAGCTGACCGGGATGGTGCCGGTCAAGCCGGGCTTCGGCCGGTGCGAGGTGGTCTGCTTCACCAGCGACCACAACAGCTCGTTCGGCGCGCTGACGCCGGCCCGGGTGCGCACGGTGGTCGACGCGCTCGCCGACCGGACCACCGAGATGTCGCAGCTCCCGGGCGTCGCCCAGGTCTTCCCGTTCGAGAACCGGGGCGTCGAGATCGGCGTGACGCTGCACCACCCGCACGGCCAGATCTACGCGTACCCGACGGTCCCGCCGCGCACCGAGGCGATGCTGCGGGCCGCCACGAAGCACGCCGCGAAGACCGGCGGACGGAACCTGTACGCGGACGTGCTCGCCGCCGAGCAGGAGGCGAAGGTCCGGGTCATCGGCGCCAACGAGCACTGGACGGCCTATGTGCCGGCCGCCGCCCGCTGGCCGTTCGAGGTGCAGATCGCCCCGCACCGCCAGGTCCTCGACCTGCCCGGGCTGACCGGCGACGAGCGGGACGCGTTCGGCCCGCTCTACCTCGAGGTGCTGCACCGGTTCGACGGGCTGTTCGGCAAGCCGATGCCGTACATCTCGGCCTGGCACCAGGCGGTCGTCGGCGAGGGCCGGGAGCTGGGCTATCTGCACCTGCAGGTGTTCAGCATCCGCCGCGCCGCCGACAAGCTGAAGTACCTGGCCGGCTCGGAGTCGGCGATGGGCGCGTTCGTCAGCGACGTCGTCCCGGAGAAGGCCGCTCAGCTGCTGCGCGACGCGCTCTGA